The Triticum aestivum cultivar Chinese Spring chromosome 3A, IWGSC CS RefSeq v2.1, whole genome shotgun sequence genome includes a region encoding these proteins:
- the LOC123060933 gene encoding uncharacterized protein, with amino-acid sequence MEEESHCPLRWESTGDQWWYATPIDWAAASGHYDVVRELLHLDANLLIKLTSLRRIRRLESVWDDDMRFADAATNRASVARCLLLDCESRARPGGNRLIRAGYGGWLLYTAAAAGDAGFVRELLGRQPLLVFGEGEYGVTDVLYAAARSRRPEVFRMLLNAVLSPAGEDGAGDSGDAPAAASRGGYMFRREMMNRAMHAAARGGDLEILRELLQGCSDAAAYQDAQGATILHAAAARGQVEVVKYLIMAFDIVNSVDDQGNTALHIAAFRGHLPVVEALMTASPSLVSARNEVGDTFLHMVLTGFRTLGFRRLDRQMELTKHLVAGSIMDVSDVINVQNDDGRTVLHLAVVGNLHSSLVELLMTVPSIDLNVRDSNGMTPLDLLRKQPQTASSEILIKELILAGGISNSRDHETRSAIASQLKMHHIVGSPGTSFRISDAEIFLHAGIDASGISERTRTRTRTTSFSSFGKSAELGTLGPGLKRLNSMQSAARHLKVMFRWPLRKGKKSAGSPKESDDDVSSVDSIKSWSHVETTPTPLRQRYSKVSSLFGNKRTLASPSMKPESPSISASWSSSSLIDKIEAVHLDKDEPSPNASAVIRHTPKKYGSLNSRLMNQYLGTGAQLGDSTSGQRSRRSLLSVV; translated from the exons ATGGAGGAGGAATCCCACTGCCCGCTCCGGTGGGAGAGCACGGGCGACCAGTGGTGGTACGCCACGCCGATCGACTGGGCGGCCGCGAGCGGCCACTACGACGTCGTCAGGGAGCTGCTCCACCTGGACGCCAACCTCCTCATCAAGCTCACCTCCCTGCGCCGCATCCGCCGCCTCGAGTCCGTCTGGGACGACGACATGCGCTTCGCCGACGCCGCCACCAACCGCGCCTCCGTCGCCCGCTGCCTGCTCCTCGACTGCGAGTCCCGCGCCCGGCCTGGGGGGAACCGCCTCATCCGGGCCGGCTACGGCGGCTGGCTGCTCTACACGGCGGCCGCGGCCGGGGACGCGGGCTTCGTGCGGGAGCTCCTCGGGAGGCAGCCCCTGCTGGTGTTCGGCGAAGGGGAGTACGGCGTGACCGACGTCCTCTACGCCGCCGCCAGGAGCAGGCGCCCGGAGGTGTTCCGGATGTTGCTCAACGCGGTGCTGTCCCCGGCAGGAGAAGACGGGGCTGGGGATTCGGGAGATGCCCCTGCTGCTGCCAGTCGTGGGGGGTACATGTTCAGGCGCGAGATGATGAACCGGGCAATGCACgccgcggcgaggggcggcgacctGGAGATCCTCAGGGAGCTCCTGCAGGGTTGCTCTGATGCCGCTGCGTACCAGGACGCGCAGGGCGCCACCATCTTGCATGCTGCGGCTGCAAGGGGCCAAGTTGAG GTGGTGAAGTATCTGATTATGGCCTTCGATATCGTCAACTCTGTAGACGACCAAGGGAATACAGCGTTGCATATAGCAGCATTCCGAGGTCATTTACCGGTGGTGGAAGCCCTGATGACCGCATCACCATCACTTGTATCAGCTAGAAATGAAGTTGGTGACACGTTCCTTCATATGGTACTGACTGGCTTCAGAACTCTTGGCTTCCGAAGGCTTGATCGTCAGATGGAGCTCACGAAGCATCTGGTCGCTGGATCAATCATGGATGTCAGCGATGTCATCAACGTGCAAAACGACGATGGAAGGACCGTTCTTCACCTGGCAGTGGTTGGTAATCTGCACTCCAGCCTCGTTGAGCTCCTGATGACCGTGCCGTCGATCGACCTGAACGTCCGTGACAGCAACGGCATGACTCCGCTGGATCTACTGAGGAAACAGCCGCAGACAGCATCGTCTGAGATACTCATCAAGGAGCTGATTCTGGCCGGCGGGATCTCGAACTCGAGGGATCACGAGACGAGGTCCGCCATTGCTTCTCAGCTGAAGATGCACCACATCGTGGGCAGCCCGGGGACTTCTTTCAGGATCTCAGACGCTGAGATTTTCCTCCATGCGGGCATCGATGCGTCAGGCATCAGCGAAAGAACGAGAACGAGAACAAGAACGACCTCATTCTCTAGTTTTGGCAAGAGTGCTGAACTTGGAACCCTGGGGCCTGGTCTTAAGAGGCTGAATTCCATGCAGAGCGCGGCGAGACATCTCAAGGTCATGTTCAGATGGCCGCTTCGCAAGGGGAAGAAATCAGCCGGCAGCCCCAAGGAATCGGATGACGACGTCTCCTCGGTGGACTCTATCAAGAGCTGGAGCCATGTGGAGACCACCCCGACACCGCTGAGGCAGAGGTATTCCAAGGTGAGCTCCCTGTTCGGCAACAAGCGAACCTTGGCAAGCCCATCAATGAAGCCTGAATCTCCTTCGATTTCGGCCTCCTGGTCTTCGTCGTCGTTGATCGACAAGATCGAAGCTGTCCATCTGGACAAAGACGAACCATCACCCAATGCCAGTGCGGTGATCAGGCATACACCAAAGAAATATGGATCTCTGAACAGTAGACTTATGAACCAGTACCTTGGCACTGGAGCACAATTGGGGGATTCAACCTCGGGGCAGCGGTCGAGACGATCGCTTCTGTCAGTAGTCTGA